The following proteins are encoded in a genomic region of Arthrobacter jiangjiafuii:
- a CDS encoding peptidylprolyl isomerase, with protein sequence MTAIPTAIATIHTSLGDIKVNLFGNHAPKTVKNFVGLATGEIEWTDPATGEKTSRPLYDGTIFHRIIKDFMIQGGDPLGRGTGGPGYQFDDEINPDLDFSTPYKLAMANAGVQMGRGTNGSQFFITSVPTTWLQGKHTIFGEVADDESRALVDQLNAVATDMRDKPAEDVVINSITVEQL encoded by the coding sequence ATGACTGCTATTCCTACCGCAATTGCAACCATCCATACCTCCCTTGGCGACATCAAGGTCAACCTCTTCGGGAACCACGCCCCCAAGACGGTCAAGAACTTTGTTGGCCTTGCCACCGGCGAGATCGAGTGGACCGACCCCGCAACAGGAGAGAAGACCAGCCGCCCGCTGTACGACGGCACCATCTTCCACCGCATCATCAAAGACTTCATGATCCAGGGCGGCGATCCCCTGGGCCGCGGCACCGGCGGACCGGGCTACCAGTTCGACGACGAGATCAACCCGGACCTTGACTTCTCCACGCCGTACAAGCTGGCCATGGCCAACGCCGGTGTCCAGATGGGCCGCGGTACCAACGGATCGCAGTTCTTCATCACCTCCGTCCCCACCACCTGGCTGCAGGGCAAGCACACCATCTTCGGTGAGGTAGCCGACGACGAGTCCCGCGCCCTGGTTGACCAGCTCAACGCCGTGGCCACGGACATGCGCGACAAGCCCGCCGAGGACGTCGTCATCAACAGCATCACGGTCGAACAGCTCTAG
- a CDS encoding rhomboid family intramembrane serine protease translates to MGIQCVDCFQDARRAAPSYQTPYGGKAVSGKPVVTITLMVVCAALFVVQLLVPGFTRELWYAPQLTGREPWRMLSAAFLHSPGGYLHIAFNLYALWFLGQGLEPQLGRLRFALLYLISALGGSVGVLLLSPLNQAVVGASGAIFGLFGALLVVLLQRRASVRSVLILLAANFALGLFVPSIAWQAHLGGLLTGAACAAVLVYAPRTKHRTLVQFGGLAAITAVLCLATAVLAAAKGLV, encoded by the coding sequence GTGGGCATCCAGTGCGTTGACTGCTTCCAGGATGCCCGGCGCGCCGCTCCGTCCTATCAGACGCCCTACGGCGGCAAGGCTGTTTCAGGAAAGCCCGTTGTAACCATCACTCTGATGGTGGTCTGTGCCGCCCTCTTTGTGGTCCAGCTCCTCGTTCCCGGTTTCACCCGCGAGCTCTGGTACGCGCCGCAACTGACCGGCCGCGAACCGTGGCGGATGCTCTCTGCCGCATTCCTGCATTCTCCCGGGGGCTACCTGCACATCGCGTTCAACCTCTATGCCCTGTGGTTCCTGGGACAAGGGCTGGAACCACAGCTCGGTCGTCTCCGCTTCGCCCTGCTCTACCTGATTTCGGCCCTGGGCGGCTCGGTGGGAGTCCTGCTGCTCAGCCCACTGAACCAGGCTGTGGTGGGGGCGTCCGGCGCCATCTTCGGGTTGTTCGGCGCCCTGCTGGTGGTACTGCTCCAGCGCAGGGCCAGCGTGCGGTCCGTACTGATTCTGCTGGCGGCCAACTTCGCCCTGGGGCTCTTTGTCCCCAGCATCGCCTGGCAGGCGCATCTGGGCGGCCTGCTGACCGGTGCCGCCTGCGCTGCAGTGCTTGTTTATGCTCCCCGGACGAAACACCGGACCCTGGTGCAGTTCGGCGGCCTGGCGGCGATCACCGCCGTCCTGTGCCTCGCCACAGCCGTCCTGGCCGCAGCCAAGGGCCTTGTATAG
- a CDS encoding cell division protein CrgA, with amino-acid sequence MPESKSRKKTTPAAPAAKPAAAYKPNPVWYKPVMFGLMIIGLLWIIVFYITEGRFPIPALGAGNILVGFGIAIVGFLMTTRWR; translated from the coding sequence GTGCCTGAGTCGAAGTCCCGCAAGAAAACCACGCCCGCTGCACCTGCTGCCAAACCAGCCGCAGCCTACAAACCGAACCCGGTTTGGTACAAGCCGGTCATGTTTGGCCTGATGATCATCGGGCTGCTCTGGATCATCGTTTTCTACATCACGGAGGGCCGGTTCCCGATACCCGCGCTGGGTGCCGGGAACATCCTGGTCGGCTTTGGCATCGCCATTGTCGGGTTCCTTATGACCACCCGCTGGCGCTGA
- a CDS encoding class E sortase, with translation MATSQGTVPVLDSPEPRGRHRTRGQLAVQVAGELLITVGLLLVLYVAWELWWTNIDSNRKQDQAVGDLFSDFDAPLQPLSGAESPDYGDPAVLPAIEEEGRTFAVVYVPRFGESYARPITSGVGTAVLDTLGLGHYPTTAMPGAVGNFAVAGHRQTHGQVLDAIHTLVPGDKIYVQTSQGYYTYVYRNNQIVLPDRVDVIAPVPTQPAAVPTERFMTLTSCNPRFGAQERIIAYALMDSWQPLSAGPPAEIAAQVADNVEGAG, from the coding sequence ATGGCAACCTCTCAAGGGACAGTGCCTGTCCTTGATTCCCCCGAGCCCCGGGGCAGGCACCGAACCCGCGGCCAGCTGGCCGTACAGGTAGCCGGCGAACTGCTGATCACCGTGGGATTGCTCCTGGTTCTTTATGTTGCCTGGGAACTGTGGTGGACCAATATCGATTCCAACCGCAAACAGGACCAGGCAGTAGGAGACCTCTTCTCCGACTTCGACGCGCCCCTACAACCCCTGTCCGGAGCCGAAAGCCCCGATTACGGTGATCCAGCCGTCCTGCCGGCCATCGAAGAGGAGGGGCGCACCTTTGCTGTTGTATACGTCCCCCGCTTCGGTGAGTCCTATGCGCGGCCAATCACCAGCGGCGTGGGAACAGCGGTCCTGGATACCCTGGGACTGGGGCACTACCCCACAACAGCCATGCCGGGCGCCGTCGGCAACTTCGCCGTGGCCGGGCACCGCCAGACCCACGGGCAGGTCCTGGACGCGATCCACACGCTCGTGCCGGGGGACAAGATCTACGTCCAGACAAGTCAGGGCTACTACACGTATGTGTACCGCAACAACCAGATCGTCCTGCCGGACCGGGTAGACGTGATCGCTCCCGTTCCCACCCAGCCCGCGGCCGTGCCCACGGAGCGCTTCATGACCCTGACCAGCTGCAACCCACGCTTCGGCGCGCAGGAACGCATCATTGCCTACGCCCTGATGGATTCCTGGCAACCGCTCTCAGCCGGACCACCCGCTGAGATCGCAGCGCAGGTAGCCGACAACGTGGAAGGAGCAGGATAA
- a CDS encoding aminodeoxychorismate/anthranilate synthase component II — translation MSIRILVVDNYDSFVYTLVGYLQQLGAETTVVRNDDVTLAEAVELASARDGVLVSPGPGAPADAGVCVDLIRWCGANNVPMLGICLGHQALAEAYGGTVTHAPELMHGKTSSVRHEGTDVFQGLPSPVTATRYHSLAAVADTIPADLEVTARTDSGIIMGLRHVSAPLSGVQFHPESVLTEGGYQMLGNWLQSLGLVGAAAHAATLSPLISTP, via the coding sequence ATGAGCATTCGCATCCTGGTCGTCGACAACTACGACAGCTTTGTCTACACATTGGTCGGCTACCTGCAGCAGTTGGGTGCCGAAACCACCGTGGTGCGCAACGACGACGTCACCCTCGCCGAAGCGGTTGAGCTGGCCTCCGCGCGTGACGGCGTACTGGTGTCGCCGGGTCCGGGGGCTCCGGCAGATGCCGGCGTGTGCGTGGACCTGATCCGCTGGTGCGGGGCGAACAATGTTCCCATGCTGGGAATCTGCCTGGGCCATCAGGCCCTGGCTGAGGCCTACGGGGGGACGGTGACCCACGCACCTGAACTCATGCACGGCAAGACGTCCTCCGTCCGTCACGAGGGGACCGATGTTTTCCAGGGGTTGCCGAGCCCTGTAACGGCCACCCGCTACCACTCACTGGCTGCGGTCGCGGATACCATTCCGGCGGACCTCGAGGTCACTGCCCGCACCGACAGCGGAATCATCATGGGCCTGCGCCACGTGTCGGCTCCGTTGTCCGGGGTGCAGTTCCATCCGGAATCGGTGCTCACCGAAGGCGGCTACCAGATGCTGGGCAACTGGCTCCAGAGCCTGGGCCTGGTCGGGGCGGCGGCACACGCCGCCACGCTCAGCCCGCTCATCTCCACGCCGTAA
- the pknB gene encoding Stk1 family PASTA domain-containing Ser/Thr kinase translates to MSAEFLKGQPTLNTERVLNGRYEIAELIGRGGMADVYLGRDIRLGRTVAIKVLRPDLARDPLFQSRFRREAQAVAGLNHPAIVSVYDTGDQESPQSSPEDVRLPFIVMEYVAGRTLRDMVKAGDVSPEKAVDYVLGVLSALEYSHRSGIVHRDIKPANVMVTPEGGVKVMDFGIARAMADSAATMTQTQAVIGTAQYLSPEQARGETVDARSDLYSAACLLFELLASRPPFIGDSPVSVAYQHVREQPPKASSFNPEIPAALDSVLERGLAKDRADRYQDAHAFRDALLRARRGESEPAAVPETGITEALTVAAPVTPAFDVSPIESDSRTRAMAPVGYDSSTDSGDDDGPQGLSVGNTDDRDPEQKARRRAWIIAFCIGLVLLLGAGSVVAYNLINPPVTAPATAVMPSVQNQSQTDAMNLIMDAGFGSLTMETEHSDTIEKGYAIRTSPEGGTDVPLDSKVILYMSLGPAAVEIPATLPGMTEPEARDMLRSLGLQGGTTTEANSATVAEGRVLTTTPAPGESVPTGSAVNLVLSTGEVTVPDVVGSPQETAVGILGGPELLLTVTVNEEENSVVEPGTVTNQSVPAGTNVEQGSTVSITVAKAPVEPTPDPSASPGATPSPAPSDNANGSGKPGKKDD, encoded by the coding sequence ATGAGCGCAGAATTCCTGAAAGGACAGCCCACCCTGAACACGGAACGGGTGTTGAACGGCCGCTACGAGATTGCCGAGCTGATCGGCCGCGGCGGCATGGCTGACGTCTATCTGGGCCGGGACATCCGGCTGGGGCGCACTGTCGCTATCAAGGTGCTGCGCCCGGATCTGGCACGCGATCCCTTGTTCCAGTCCCGTTTCCGGCGCGAGGCGCAGGCAGTGGCGGGGTTGAACCACCCCGCCATCGTCTCTGTCTACGACACCGGAGACCAGGAATCCCCGCAGTCCTCGCCCGAGGATGTGCGGCTGCCCTTTATCGTCATGGAGTACGTGGCCGGCCGGACCCTGCGGGACATGGTCAAGGCCGGAGACGTCAGCCCCGAAAAGGCCGTCGACTACGTCCTGGGCGTCCTTTCCGCCCTGGAATACAGCCACCGCTCAGGAATCGTGCACCGGGACATTAAACCGGCCAATGTCATGGTCACGCCCGAAGGCGGGGTCAAGGTCATGGACTTCGGCATCGCCCGCGCCATGGCCGACTCGGCTGCCACAATGACCCAGACGCAGGCCGTAATCGGCACTGCCCAGTATCTTTCCCCCGAGCAGGCCCGCGGGGAGACGGTCGATGCCCGCAGCGACCTCTACTCCGCAGCATGCCTGCTGTTCGAACTGCTGGCGAGCCGTCCGCCGTTCATCGGTGACAGCCCGGTTTCCGTGGCCTACCAGCACGTCCGGGAGCAGCCGCCCAAGGCCAGCAGCTTCAATCCCGAGATCCCTGCAGCACTCGACAGCGTGCTCGAGCGCGGCCTGGCCAAGGACCGCGCCGACCGGTACCAGGACGCCCACGCCTTCCGTGATGCCCTGCTCCGCGCCCGCCGCGGCGAATCCGAACCGGCCGCCGTGCCGGAGACCGGCATCACCGAGGCCCTGACCGTAGCGGCTCCCGTGACCCCGGCATTTGACGTGAGCCCCATCGAATCCGATTCCCGCACCCGCGCCATGGCGCCGGTGGGCTACGACAGCTCCACCGACAGCGGCGACGACGACGGCCCGCAGGGTCTGTCCGTGGGGAACACCGATGATCGGGACCCGGAGCAGAAGGCCCGCCGCCGGGCCTGGATCATCGCATTCTGCATCGGCCTGGTGCTGTTGCTCGGTGCCGGGTCCGTCGTGGCCTACAACCTGATCAATCCGCCGGTAACGGCCCCCGCCACCGCCGTCATGCCCAGCGTGCAGAATCAGTCCCAGACAGATGCCATGAATCTGATCATGGACGCCGGTTTCGGCTCGCTGACCATGGAGACCGAGCACAGCGACACCATCGAGAAGGGTTACGCCATCCGGACCTCCCCCGAGGGTGGAACTGATGTACCGCTGGACAGCAAAGTCATTTTGTACATGTCATTGGGGCCTGCCGCCGTGGAGATACCTGCGACCCTGCCCGGGATGACTGAACCCGAGGCCCGGGACATGCTGCGCAGCCTGGGACTGCAGGGCGGCACCACCACCGAGGCCAACAGTGCCACCGTTGCGGAAGGGCGGGTGCTCACCACCACCCCTGCACCGGGTGAGTCGGTCCCCACCGGCAGTGCGGTGAACCTGGTGCTGTCCACCGGCGAGGTCACCGTTCCGGATGTAGTCGGCAGTCCGCAGGAAACGGCCGTCGGTATTCTCGGCGGCCCGGAGCTGTTGCTCACGGTCACCGTGAACGAGGAGGAGAACTCGGTGGTGGAACCCGGTACGGTAACCAACCAGAGTGTCCCTGCCGGCACCAATGTGGAGCAGGGCAGCACTGTTTCCATCACCGTGGCCAAGGCGCCGGTGGAACCCACTCCGGATCCGTCAGCGAGCCCAGGGGCAACACCTTCGCCCGCGCCGTCGGACAACGCAAACGGCAGCGGAAAGCCGGGGAAAAAGGACGACTAG